CTAAGCGTACACGAGCAACAGAGTTTTTACGTCTTCCAGTTCCATAATATTGTACTGTAGCCAAGAGAGCTAGCCTCCTTTACGATTTAAGTTCCCAATTTTTTGGTTGTTGTGCTTGATGCTCATGCTCTGGTCCAGCATAAACACGTAATTTCTTGATTTGTGCATCGCCAAGCTTTGTGTGTGGCACCATGCCTTTAATTGCTTTGAATACCATTTCCTCTGGCTTGTTCTTAATCATGTCAGATGCTTTTGTAACTTTTAAGCCACCTGTGTAACCTGAGTGACGGTAGTATTTTTTCTGCTCTAATTTCTTACCTGTTAATACCACTTTACTGCAGTTGATAACTATTACGAAGTCTCCAGTATCTACATGAGGGGTAAATTCAGGCTTATGTTTTCCTCTTAATAAAGTAGCAGCTTCAGTTGCAAGACGACCTAGTGTCTTACCTTCCGCATCAATTACATACCAATCGCGTTGAACTTCGTTGGTCTTTGCCATATAGGTAGTACGCATCGGAAAGATTCCCTCCTAACGAAAATGTTTATCTAATCCAGATTGTATCTGGTGTTTGGTGTTTTTTTCATAAGACATATTGCAACATTGTGACGTGGCATTGTCCAAAAATCCGGGGCTCTGGAATTTAGAATACCGTTGAATATTATACATCTGTAGTAACTGTGTGTCAAGTCTTTGCAACGCTTCCTAGCGTTTTTTTTTTGATAATTTTACAATGTTCTACAGTTAGTATTTCACATTCCATAGAGTTAGCCCGTGTGCTGGCGCCGTGATGGGGCATCTTGTGCGATCCTTGGCTGATAGCATATCCTTTAGATCATCAGGTGCTAAGCGTCCCTTGCCAACTTCTATTAGCGCTCCTGCTATTATACGCACCATATTGTACAGAAAGCCGTTACCTGTTACAAAGATTTTAATAAGACCCTTAGTGCTTCGAATATCTATTGTGTAAATTGTGCGTACTTTATCTTCAAC
This Desulfuribacillus alkaliarsenatis DNA region includes the following protein-coding sequences:
- the rplM gene encoding 50S ribosomal protein L13 translates to MRTTYMAKTNEVQRDWYVIDAEGKTLGRLATEAATLLRGKHKPEFTPHVDTGDFVIVINCSKVVLTGKKLEQKKYYRHSGYTGGLKVTKASDMIKNKPEEMVFKAIKGMVPHTKLGDAQIKKLRVYAGPEHEHQAQQPKNWELKS